A stretch of the Vitis riparia cultivar Riparia Gloire de Montpellier isolate 1030 chromosome 13, EGFV_Vit.rip_1.0, whole genome shotgun sequence genome encodes the following:
- the LOC117929142 gene encoding vacuolar protein sorting-associated protein 60.2-like, with the protein MKRVFGVKKDKEPPPSVQDATDRINKRGETVDEKIKKLDAELSRYKEQIKKTRPGPAQEAVKARAMRVLKQKRMYEGQRDMLYNQTFNLDQVAFAAEGIKDAQQTMSALKSANKELKGMMKTVKIEDVDNLQDEMMDLMDISNEIQESLGRSYNVPDDIDEEELLGELDALEVDMGTEMDADGVPSYLRPDKDHDVEAELNLPSAPIGHTTIPAGRSNVQAEDELGLPAVPHASIRN; encoded by the exons ATTAATAAAAGAGGTGAAACAGTGGATGAGAAGATCAAAAAGCTTGATGCTGAACTTAGTAGATATAAGGAACAGATCAAGAAAACACGACCTGGTCCAGCTCAAGAAGCTGTTAAAGCTAGGGCCATGAGGGTTCTCAAGCAAAAACGGAT GTATGAAGGGCAGCGTGATATGCTTTATAACCAGACTTTCAATCTTGATCAAGTTGCATTTGCTGCCGAAGGAATCAAAGATGCTCAACAGACT ATGTCAGCTTTGAAATCTGCAAACAAGGAGTTGAAAGGAATGATGAAAACTGTGAAGATCGAAGACGTCGAT AACTTGCAAGATGAGATGATGGACCTGATGGACATAAGTAATGAGATTCAAGAGTCACTAGGCAGAAGCTACAATGTTCCTGATGACATTGATGAAGAGGAACTCCTGGGAG AGCTTGATGCTTTGGAAGTGGACATGGGAACAGAGATGGATGCTGATGGGGTGCCCTCTTATCTCCGACCTGACAAGGACCATGATGTGGAAGCTGAACTCAACTTGCCTTCTGCCCCAATAGGACATACAACAATCCCTGCGGGCAGATCAAACGTCCAG GCTGAGGATGAACTTGGTTTACCTGCTGTGCCTCATGCATCTATTCGCAACTAG